DNA sequence from the Neomonachus schauinslandi chromosome 16, ASM220157v2, whole genome shotgun sequence genome:
GTATAAAACTCAGCTGGAGGGTCTGCTTGGGACTAAAGGATGTGAAGGAGAAAGGACAAATTGGGTAGGAGACTGGTTTGGTGGTTCAGGAAGGTGACTGGATGGGGTGCATCAATGCAAATAAAGGACACAGGCTGAGACTTTGTCACAGACATTTCTTGGAGCGAATATctcatgccccctcccccaatgaCAAGGCTGGGTCTTTGGCCCCCATCCTCCCCCGCCACGGCAGCCTGCACTGACGATAACAATATTGAGGTCACAGACTGGCTTGGAATCAAGATCAGGAAGATAAATGTCGGGGTGCCTCCCCCAAGTCTGGGGGCCAAGCATCCAATCTGAGGGGCAAGCAGCTGGGAAATTGGGCCTGGGGGCTCCAGGGTCTGAGGTCTTCCTGGCTCCCAGGGTCAGCCCTCCATGCACCCCTGATTTGGGGGTGATGAAGAGTAATCATGGATCAGAGGTGGGTATCAGCAGGGAGCAGGACTGGGAGACCTGGGAGAGGcggtgctgggaggtgggggccgGGGGAACCTTCCCCAGCTCCCACCGCTTCATCCGCAGATCCCACAGCACCTTACAGCACTCTGGTCCCcgtcccacccctccccaaaacGAGGTAGGTTAAGAATGGAGCTTCCCCCCGCCCACCACGGAAGGGAGGagaccgaggcacagagagggggaTGGGGACCCAGGCCACCCCAGCCCCCGGTCCCTCCGCCCTCAGCTCTGGTGGGTCTGACAGTGATGAGAGCTGGGcagagtggggatgggagggacaTCCCCCTTTTCTCTCACCCATCCCAGGGTCTGGTTGGGAGAGCGGAATCTCACAGGTTCCGGATGTAATAGTTAATAATTTAAAGGAAGTGACAGAGGATCTAGCCCTCTGACCCCCTTGACCTATCCCTTGAACCCCTACAAGGCCATCCAAGTCTGGGTAATGAAGAAAGGTAAGTGCACATTTCCAGATGCTTGGGACCACATGCGGGTCCCAAACCCATACAGCATTGAGATTGTCTTGATCCAAGACCTTAATCCTCTGCTTCAGGCCATCAGACCTGAGGTACCCCAAAAGTCCCATTCCACTCAGGGAAAAGAGACTGTGGCATCACAGAGGGCCATGAAAACGGCTTCCAAATTTTACAAAGCAACCCCCAACTCTGAGATGGAGGGGAAGGAGTTAACAGGGCAAAACATAAAAAACTTGGACTAGGGCTGGGGCTTAAGGTTGGGCTTGGGACAGAGccaaggggaaagagagagagagagagagagagagagagagagagagagtgtgtgtgtgtgtgtgtgtgtgtgtagagccATAGCTAGCCTAAAAAGTGACTCTGTGCACAGTGCAGCCAGCCGAGTGTGGTGTGAATTCCAGCCACAACCCCACCTTGAGTTGTGTCTTTGCTTAGTGAACAGCCTGCACAATCATCTATGACAATGCTAGGTCCTAGAGATGGGTGTGGGGAGCTCTGGGGTGCTCCTGGAATCCAGGAACACGAGCTCAAGATGatgggttttttggttgttttttacCCTAGTAAAGGAGTAGTCCTGTGAGATGCTGGGGGCTTGGGCTGGGGTCCTTGGGGCTTGAAATCAGAGGTCTGGGACCTTGGGGTTTCAGGGGCTTATGGACAGCAGAATTCAAGGGCAGCAGGTCTCAGGGAATATCAGGCTTAAGAGGTCTGGGTCCAAAGAAATCTGGGATCTGAAGGTGCTTTGGTCCTGGAGCACCTCAGTTGTCTCTGGTATGAAGGGACCAAGGTCTTGAGTCAGGGACAATCCCAATGTTGTGTAGGCTTAAGCCCTGAATTTGGGGGACCAATGGCACCTTGGGATCTTGGAACCAGTGCTCCCAAAGCACCTCGGGGTCATTCAGGAGCTGGGGGCCAAGGGGTGAGAGGTCTGGGTTGCCATGAACATCCCATCATCTGGAAGCTGAGCTTCCAGCCTTGAGGGGATTGGGGATCTGTGGGTACAAAGCAGCCAAAGATTCCAGGCCATTCTGGGGCTTGAAATCCAAGTCTAAGGGATTTTGAAAGAGGGTTATCTGAGGACTTGAGACCAGTGCCTTGGGCCCTAAGGTGTGGGTGGTCTTCAGTACCACATCTGGAGTACTAGGCACCTCAGAGTCCTATATACGAGATCCAAAGCTCTGGGAACACTGGCTTGGGGTGAATGGGTCTACAGAGGTCTTTGATCCTTGGTTCCCAGAGCATCCTGGAGTCTGACATCTAGATCTTGGTGGGGAGGATAGGGGGAGGCTCGGAGATGGGTCTCGCAAGTCATTTTGGTCAGAGAACATCTGTTTGGGCATACCTATGGACTCAGGGCATCTTAAGAGGGTTTGGtgcctccagggtcctgggggctACAAGAATATCTCAGATATGGGTGCCCCAAGTTTTAGGTGAGCATTCAAGGACCATTTGGGGTGAATCTGGGTTCTATGGTCTCAAAATCTGGGAGTAATTATATGCAGGCAGGGTCAGGTATTGGCAACTCCTGACTCACTGTAATCTGAGGGCTCATGGTGTCAGGCATGATGGGGTCTGGGTTGGTTATTTGAACAGGGAGTCAGGGTTCGGACCCTGCGTCTCTCAGGGATACATGTGCTCCCCAGCCTGCCTGAGGTGAAGAGTTTGGGGATGCCTGGAGTCTCCTCAGTCTAGGTCAGGGAGGGGGGTTGGTGGCAGGATGGGGACACCAGAACTCAGGATGCCTGGGACCTCTTGGACAGACATCCCAATGAAGCTGGGTCTGGGGTCTCTCAGTCCTAGATTTGGGGTCCAGGTTCCAGGTCTGGGGTCTCTCAATCCAAACTCAAGCTCCAAGTTCCGGGTTGCCTAGGTCTGGGTGTGGGGGTCCGAACGGAGTCCAGGGTCCTGGACCCTCAATTTGGGGTCCTCGGTGCAGCTACCGGACCCACCAGGCCGTCCTCACCGCGCCGCCTCCTCGTGGCGACCCCCGCAGCCGGCGCAGCCGCATCGCGCCGCGACCCAGTGGCACGCGCGCAGGGGCGCGTAGCAGCAGAGGCAGGGCACCGCCAGGGAGAGCGCGGCCAGCGCGGCCCAGCGCGCCGCGGGGCGCGGGTGGCCCGGCTCGCAGGCGCACGGGTCCGAGAAGTCGCCCTCGGCGTCCGACAGGCAGTGGTAGAGCAAGCTCTCGGCGCACCACAGGCAACTGAGCCGACGCACCAGCAGGCGACCCGGGTCCGGGGCTTCCGCGCAGCGACCACCGCGCCCGTCCGCGCGGCGGCGGAAGAGCGCCCGGCAGTGCACGCAGCGCGCCGCCTCCTCCGCCTCGGGGGAAGCTTTGGCGGGCGCAGGGGCAGGGCCGGGGCCCGGGGGTGGGCGAGCGGGTGGCGCTGGGGGCGCAGCCTCGGAGAGAGGGACGGGTAGTGCGGCGGGGGGCCCCAGGGCTGCGCCCCTCAACGCGCCGGTCTTGGCGAAGCGCACGACGCAGGTGGACAGGGCGAGGGGCGCGGGCGGCCCGGCGCGCCGGTAATCCTCATAGCCACGGCCGCCCCAGCCCGGGCCCCCTGCCCCGGCCAGGGGCTCTGAGGGCTCCGGAATCCCCGTGAATGGTAGGAGCGGAGGGTAGCTCTGTGGAACGAAGGGACAGAACAGGTTAGCAGGGTCTGTGATCCCCCACGCTCCACCACAACCCATCCCAGTCTCAGAACGAGAATCCAAAGACCCAGCCTTCAGGCCTCATTCATCCTAGGAAGCTGTCCTGGGATCCTGAGTGCCTGGCTTCGGCACTCAGACTTCCAAGGCCCCAGCCCAATCCTCTCAAATCCAAGAACAGGCCAAAGAATCCAGGCACCAAGCCCACACCTTAAAGCCCCAGTGATCCAGACTCTCAGCACTGTCCTCTCTCAAGATCCAGGAAGTCCCAGCACCCAGTCCCCTCTACTCCCAGGTCCGGGAGCTCGGGACCCCAGCCATGTCCTTCAGGACGCAGGAATCCAGTCCCCAAGGAGCGTTAACCCCCTTGGAGCCCATTCCCCTCCCAATGAATTAAGCAGTCTAAAGAATGCCTTCCACACGTACGAAAAACTCCCTACTATACTCGAAGAATTGTCCAAGTCGTCCCCCACGCCCCTCTGAATTCAGAACTCAGAACTTTCCAAAATCTCCAAGACACGGGGAAAGCCCTCACCAACCCTCTGGGGAACCTCAGTCCCCAAACACCCTCCCCACCATCACTGCCACGAATTCAGGCCAACCATCCCCTAGAATCTGTTTGCGGTCTCTTGCCCTTCTGGGGTCTCAGCTCCCACCTCCTTCTGAGCCCCGGCACCCTGCCCCActtccccccccaccagccccagacTTCCGCGGGAGGTGGGAGGTCGCACCTGAGCAGAGGAGCGGTGGTGCTGGGGTGACGAAGCCGGCCCGAAGCCAGAAGCTGACTCCACGGTAATGATAGTGGCCGCTGGGGCAGTGGGAGGCGTCTCCTGGTGGCTGTGACTGGAGGAGGACTCGCTGTCCACATGGGACTGGGGGAGAGTGGCGGCCTCAGAGCCGGACCCCCGGCACAGCGGATGCCCTCACATAGACCCCCTCCCATGGCGAGCGAGGGCTCTGCAGCCAGACAGGCCTGGGTGCTAGCCCCGGCTCTGCCACTGACTGGTCGTGTGACCTCCGGCAAGTGAGCtcatctctttgagcctcagtttccttctctgtaaaacgGGGATCATAATAGTGTCTATTCATAAGGATGTGGTTAGGACCCACTGTAAAGGGTATAACACATGCCTGAAGTTACAGGAAGAGCTAGAAATggttactgtttttattactggaCCCCCTCTTCTTTAACTGCTCAGCTCGCTGACCTACCAAACATCCAAATATCTTTCTCCCTTCTCAGAACCCTTCTCCCTTGGCCAGTCAGCCACCTTCCTGACTCATTCCCACCTCCACACCTTGACTGGGGCAGCTCCACCCACCGGGAAGGTGTTCCTTCCAAACCACCTGTCCTTTACAAACTGAAAAGTCACTTCTCAGACCGTCAGTTTCTTTTCTGTAACCTGCGGGGTCATTCTGACTTCATCCATTTGCTATCTTCAGgaaacattcattgagcacccaCAGCGTGCCAGGCTCACGCAAGGCCATTGCAAGAACGTAGATGGAGCATGGGAAGTCGGCATCTTCCTTGAAGAAGCACCAAATACGTGGGACCTGTCTGCGCGATTTCTGtagccccacccacctcccccacgACCCTGCAATTCCCACTTTTCTGCCCAGGGAACCAGTTTTGTTCTTCGAAGTCTCAGCAACTCCCACTGTTCCCAGCAAATGCCAAATCGCATCTGACATCatgtgcatttattcattcaataaatgtattcaacacatatttactgaacacttactgtataccaggcactgttttaggtctCGGAGATGCAGCAAGAAAGCAACAAAAGATCCTTTGCCCTCCTGGAGCTAGCATTCTAGCACAGGAGACAGGCAATAAACTAACAGATAAGAAAGCTGTctacactggggcgcctgggtggctcagtcagttaagcagctgccttcagctcaggtcatggtcctggggtcctgggattgagccccgagtcaggctccctgctctgcgaagagcctgcttctccctctccccacctgcccacccccgccccgtgctcatgctctgtcttgctatctctctttcaaataaagtcttaaaaaaaaaaagaaaactgtctatctaggaaggaaataaggaaaatatctTAGAAGATGGGAAAAAATTAGAACAGGATAGGGAGCATCAGGACATCACAGTTTTGAACAGCTTACTCAGGAAGGGCCTCACAATGAAAGGAAAATGTGTATAAAACCCTGAAGGAAGTAGGGGGATGAGCCACGTGGAAATTTGGAGAAGAGTATTCCAAGACAGAAGGGAcagctagtgcaaaggccctgagacagg
Encoded proteins:
- the SPRED3 gene encoding sprouty-related, EVH1 domain-containing protein 3 isoform X1, which translates into the protein MVPVRAVVMARDDSSGGWLPVGGGGLSQVSVCRVRGARPEGGARQGHYVIHGERLRDQKTTLECTLRPGLVYNKVNPIFHHWSLGDCKFGLTFQSPAEADEFQKSLLAALAALGRGSLTPSSSSSSSSPSQDTAETPCPLTSHVDSESSSSHSHQETPPTAPAATIITVESASGFGPASSPQHHRSSAQSYPPLLPFTGIPEPSEPLAGAGGPGWGGRGYEDYRRAGPPAPLALSTCVVRFAKTGALRGAALGPPAALPVPLSEAAPPAPPARPPPGPGPAPAPAKASPEAEEAARCVHCRALFRRRADGRGGRCAEAPDPGRLLVRRLSCLWCAESLLYHCLSDAEGDFSDPCACEPGHPRPAARWAALAALSLAVPCLCCYAPLRACHWVAARCGCAGCGGRHEEAAR
- the SPRED3 gene encoding sprouty-related, EVH1 domain-containing protein 3 isoform X2, whose translation is MVPVRAVVMARDDSSGGWLPVGGGGLSQVSVCRVRGARPEGGARQGHYVIHGERLRDQKTTLECTLRPGLVYNKVNPIFHHWSLGDCKFGLTFQSPAEADEFQKSLLAALAALGRGSLTPSSSSSSSSPSQDTAETPCPLTSYPPLLPFTGIPEPSEPLAGAGGPGWGGRGYEDYRRAGPPAPLALSTCVVRFAKTGALRGAALGPPAALPVPLSEAAPPAPPARPPPGPGPAPAPAKASPEAEEAARCVHCRALFRRRADGRGGRCAEAPDPGRLLVRRLSCLWCAESLLYHCLSDAEGDFSDPCACEPGHPRPAARWAALAALSLAVPCLCCYAPLRACHWVAARCGCAGCGGRHEEAAR